From the genome of Pseudomonas bubulae:
GATCAGGGCTTCCCAGGACGGGAAAGGCAGGGTCCAGAACACCGACAGGCCAAAGGTCAGCCACAGCGCCGGGCGCGGGATGCCGGACTTTTCATCGATGCGGGTGAAAATCTTGAAAAACGTGCCGGTTTGCGCCCAGCCATAAATCACCCGCGGTGTGGCATTCATGTAAATGTTGCCGCAGCCGCTTGGCGAGATCACCGCATCAGCCACCACCAGATAAGCCAGCCAGCCCACACCCAGAGCCAGGGCGATGTCGCGATAGGGCAATGCCAGTTCCTTGGTCACGCCGGCCCAGCCGTTGGCCAGCATTTCAGTGGGTACGCCGCCGAGGAAGGCCACTTGCAGCAGCACATAAATCACGGTCGACAACAGGACCGACAGGATCAGGGCAATCGGGATGGTGCGTTGCGGGTTCTTCACTTCACTGGCCACCGAAATGATCGGTGTCAGGCCCAGATAGGCGAAGATAATGCCGCCTGCAGAAACGGCCATCTGCACACCCGACAGGCCGAACGGGGCGAAGCCCTGGGCGTAGAGATTTTCCGGTTTGAAGAAGGTGAACAGCACGCCGATGACCAGCAGCGGCACGATAAATTTGAATACGCTGACCAGGTTATTGGCCATGGCGAAGGTCTTCACGCTTCGGTAGTTGAGCATGAAAAACAGGCACAGCAGGCCGAACTGCAGGAGCCAGCCCAGGATCGAAGGGTCACTGGAGCCGGCCTTGGTCAGCTCGGGGAACCATGCCGCGGCGTATTGGCGGGCGGCGACCACTTCAATTGCCACCAGGCTGGAGAAGGCGATCAGGGTGATAAAGCCCATCAAGTAACCGAGCAACGGGCCATGGGAGTAAACCGGGTAACGAATGACGCCACCGGCGCGCGGCAGGGCAGCGCCCAGCTCGCAGTAAACGATGCCTAGCAACAGCACGGAAAAACCGCCCAGCAGCCAGGAAAAAATCCCAGCCGGGCCAGCGATCGCCGACACATGACTGGCTGCAAACAACCAGCCGGAACCGAAGATGGCACCCAGACCGATAAAGGTCAGGTCCATCAGTGAGAGCTGTTTCTTGAATTTGCCTTTACCTGACATAGCGTCGCCTTTTTGTGAGTTATTGGTTAGGCAGGTGTGATGTCATTTGCCATTGCGCCAATACGGTTGGCGGGTGTGCAATGGCGCTAGATTGAACGTCGGGGAAAGTTTGCGATTGATCTTTTCCATTGAAGCCGATGACGAAATCAGCACAATGCACCCAGGCGGCCGATACCTGGCCAGTGGTGGGAGAGTGAGTTTGATGACGCAGAATGCTTTTGCAATCCTGAGCCAGGGCAGCGAGTTGAGCCGCCCCGAGAGTCTTGAGCAGTTGCTCTCGGGGGTAGCCCTGTTGCTACCGATGCTCGATGCCATCCCCAATGCCGCGATCTTCATCAAGGACAATGCCGCGCGCTATGTACTGGCCAACCGCACCCTGGTCCAGCGCTGCGGCCTCAAGCAGTTGCAACCCCTGCTCGGCAAAACCAGCGCCGAGGTATTCCCCGCGCAGTTGGGGCCGGGCTATACCGAGCAGGATCGCCAGGTGCTGGAGCAGGGGCTGGTGCTAGAGGACCAGCTGGAACTGCATCTGTACGGGACCCGGGAGCCTGGCTGGTGCCTGACCCACAAGCGCCCGCTGTACAATCTCCAGGGCGAGATCATCGGCCTGGCCGGGATCTCCGTGGACTTGCAATCAGCCAGTGATACCCACCCGGCGTACCAGCGGCTGGCGGCAGTGGATGAGCACATTCGCACGCATTTCAACCGCCGCGTTACCCTGGGTGAGTTGACCCGTATTGCCGGAATCTCCGTGGCGCAACTGGAGCGCTACTGCAAGCGTGTGTTTCACCTGACGCCACGGCAGATGATCCAGAAGGTGCGTCTGGAACACGCCCATCGGCTGTTGCTGACCGATATTCCGATTACCCAGGTGGCCCTGCAGTGCGGATACACCGACCACAGCGCATTCACCCGCCAATTCAAGGCATTGACCGGCTTTACCCCGCGCCAGTATCGCCAGGCCACGGCACAGTGAGAGTGTCGCCGCGCTTGTGATTTTTATCAGCGCCTCTATGTATTTCGTCGCGCCGGGGTGCTAAGAGTCTGCCCTGGCCAATGCAACCTGCTGGAGAACGACCGCGAGTGAGTACCAACATCATCACCAGGCAAGGCCATGAAGCCCTGAAGCAGGAGCTTGACTACCTGTGGCGGGAAAAGCGCCCGGATACCACACGCAAGGTGACCTGGGCAGCATCACTGGGTGATCGCAGCGAAAACGCTGACTACCAGTACAACAAGAAGTTGCTGCGCGAGATTGACCGACGGGTGCGCTACCTGCGCAAGCGCCTCGAGGATGTACGGGTGGTTGATTACTCGCCGGAGCAGGAAGGCCGGGTGTTTTTTGGTGCCTGGGTCGAAATTGAAAACGAGGCCGGGGACGTCAAGAAATTCCGCATTGTGGGTTACGACGAAATCTACGGACGCAACGACTACATCTCCATCGACTCACCGATGGCCCGTGCGCTGTTGAAGAAAGAGGTGGGCGACGAGGCAGTGGTGCAGACCCCGAGCGGGGAAGTGCTGTGGTGG
Proteins encoded in this window:
- a CDS encoding AraC family transcriptional regulator, coding for MTQNAFAILSQGSELSRPESLEQLLSGVALLLPMLDAIPNAAIFIKDNAARYVLANRTLVQRCGLKQLQPLLGKTSAEVFPAQLGPGYTEQDRQVLEQGLVLEDQLELHLYGTREPGWCLTHKRPLYNLQGEIIGLAGISVDLQSASDTHPAYQRLAAVDEHIRTHFNRRVTLGELTRIAGISVAQLERYCKRVFHLTPRQMIQKVRLEHAHRLLLTDIPITQVALQCGYTDHSAFTRQFKALTGFTPRQYRQATAQ
- a CDS encoding APC family permease; this encodes MSGKGKFKKQLSLMDLTFIGLGAIFGSGWLFAASHVSAIAGPAGIFSWLLGGFSVLLLGIVYCELGAALPRAGGVIRYPVYSHGPLLGYLMGFITLIAFSSLVAIEVVAARQYAAAWFPELTKAGSSDPSILGWLLQFGLLCLFFMLNYRSVKTFAMANNLVSVFKFIVPLLVIGVLFTFFKPENLYAQGFAPFGLSGVQMAVSAGGIIFAYLGLTPIISVASEVKNPQRTIPIALILSVLLSTVIYVLLQVAFLGGVPTEMLANGWAGVTKELALPYRDIALALGVGWLAYLVVADAVISPSGCGNIYMNATPRVIYGWAQTGTFFKIFTRIDEKSGIPRPALWLTFGLSVFWTLPFPSWEALISVVSAALVLSYAVAPVSVAALRRNAPDMPRPFRVKWMGVMGPLSFIVAALIVYWSGWNTVSWLLGLQIVMFVVYLLCSRFVPTNHLSLGQQVRSSLWLIGFYAVTMVLSKLGTFGGLGVLAHPFDTLVVAACATGIYYWGAATGVPAHLVRLEDDEDSEEAPELASNTPASHATGAFIQTSS
- the greB gene encoding transcription elongation factor GreB encodes the protein MSTNIITRQGHEALKQELDYLWREKRPDTTRKVTWAASLGDRSENADYQYNKKLLREIDRRVRYLRKRLEDVRVVDYSPEQEGRVFFGAWVEIENEAGDVKKFRIVGYDEIYGRNDYISIDSPMARALLKKEVGDEAVVQTPSGEVLWWINEIYYEKS